One Punica granatum isolate Tunisia-2019 chromosome 3, ASM765513v2, whole genome shotgun sequence genomic window carries:
- the LOC116199973 gene encoding uncharacterized protein LOC116199973, producing the protein MPPSPASRRSPSREMRVENHKRGRSLEGGLLLQEKDDDLALFNEMQARERENFLVQSSDDFEDAFSSKLRHFADHKIGISIPARGESSDLLNIDGEKNDYEWLMTPPDTPLFPSLDDEPAPANVPSRGRTRSQPIAISRSSTMERSQRSSRGSASPSRSSPSPRSGSRMGLSRAKPSSAPHTSPISSIRSATPTRRVSPPPSKPSTPAPRSASPTPRRVSTGSSASAGTGVRGMSPQKARRGTSASPKIKAWQANIPGFSCDVPPNLRTSLDDRSASYTRGSSPASRNGRDSSSKVNRQSMSPTATRSVSSSYSHDRDWFSSHSKGSISSSADNDVDSLQSVTVGSVDQLIPRKVGMYSNNNRSLAYSRRSPKMSASAPKRSFDSVTRQMDNRKAPQNMFRPLLSSVPSTTYYVGKSSTNSIMSRNSSATTSSNTSSDQGTGFLPDPEGNYYSQDDRIGESGKMLCHDIEEEVFSFDKDGEELGCELYGDIDRSHLTEGHPVDSDDIEVSASHEPSQVDNDISEVDDLGSTVLCSLCSCSFDATDLAEMELKLCPECRLKGNFLDAITPETLAVAADKPPVTSTSTPEECRDLDSLAAVVSGSLQVAEMDELKGNRTQSWDDSPLVSHVEVQEENVANGEGEEPTGGRSPPGGGTGSQESEHFYDHPNTKITTAEGAGISVLLKRSSSTKGLVVQGRACTAVTILPYDDLSYARETTTSIRSSIGHGSFSSSSSIDPSSSRQTETRMQRQFSGKRSDIENYRYEVKSQSVGSSHTGISSHSHQTMGLAMATSEVNFESSVGDMNNNPNAETAVASVEHLSGLEIVGAELANSLSNQFALLEEDDSEHGESGEKVDASALQLSGHNADAGMEDDLLACHDDFRETSKLENCEDLQENARNETDLKASTAMQNAMSDTCVSVLDEMSAPLKRSINGSLVSTSEIEVHDCHQVVSRSEVVDISPESNGIIDESQEPLKKDASASTPEPISSDPVVDILGESTVTMESHGRTRTRSLTLEEATDTILFCSSIVHDLAYGAATVAMEKEKEKEREALEALEGFRPTVTIVDKSTSSDKKDPRSGRIISKRGLKPHTKARQKRIDSDKKSPSSKPENDENIDESLTRNVGLPHKFDSTKPPKLESKCNCTIM; encoded by the exons ATGCCGCCGTCTCCAGCTTCAAGACGATCTCCCAGCAGGGAGATGAGAGTGGAAAATCATAAGCGAGGGCGTAGCCTTGAAGGTGGACTGCTCCTCCAGGAGAAGGACGATGACCTTGCTCTGTTTAATGAAATGCAAGCACGTGAAAGAGAGAACTTCTTGGTTCAATCATCAGATGATTTTGAAGACGCTTTCT CATCAAAGCTGAGACACTTTGCAGATCATAAGATTGGAATATCCATTCCAGCTCGAGGGGAGAGCAGCGATCTTCTCAACATAGATGGGGAGAAAAATGACTACGAGTG GTTAATGACTCCTCCGGACACCCCACTCTTTCCCTCATTGGATGATGAACCTGCACCAGCTAACGTACCATCCAGAGGCAGGACGCGGAGCCAACCCATTGCTATATCAAGATCATCCACA ATGGAGAGAAGTCAAAGAAGCAGCAGAGGCAGTGCTAGTCCAAGTCGCTCAAGCCCATCTCCTCGGTCCGGTAGCAGAATGGGCCTATCACGGGCAAAGCCATCTTCTGCACCTCATACCAGTCCAATTTCTAGCATACGAAGTGCTACTCCAACTAGGAGAGTGTCTCCTCCACCAAGTAAACCCTCAACCCCTGCCCCAAGGTCTGCTAGTCCAACTCCTCGGAGGGTGAGCACTGGGTCAAGTGCTTCAGCAGGGACAGGAGTAAGAGGAATGTCTCCTCAAAAGGCTAGACGGGGGACATCTGCTTCCCCGAAAATAAAGGCATGGCAAGCCAATATTCCCGGGTTCTCTTGTGATGTACCTCCCAATCTCCGCACTTCTTTGGATGATCGATCTGCATCATACACGAGGGGTTCCTCCCCTGCTTCCAGAAATGGTAGGGATTCTTCCTCCAAAGTTAACAGGCAGTCAATGTCCCCCACTGCTACTAGAAGTGTTAGTTCATCTTATAGCCACGATCGAGACTGGTTCAGCTCTCACAGCAAAGGGTCCATATCGTCATCTGCTGATAACGACGTCGATTCCCTCCAATCGGTTACCGTGGGAAGTGTGGACCAATTGATTCCAAGAAAAGTCGGAATGTATTCAAATAACAACAGATCTTTGGCCTACTCCAGAAGATCGCCGAAGATGTCAGCTTCTGCTCCGAAGAGATCATTTGATTCAGTCACGCGACAAATG GATAATCGGAAGGCTCCTCAAAATATGTTTCGGCCGCTACTGTCAAGTGTACCAAGTACCACCTACTATGTTGGTAAATCAAGTACTAATTCCATCATGTCACGGAACTCGTCTGCAACTACTAGCAGCAACACAAGTTCTGATCAAGGAACAGGTTTCCTACCTGATCCAGAAGGAAATTACTACAGCCAGGATGATAGAATTGGGGAATCTGGGAAGATGCTGTGTCATGATATTGAAGAAGAAGTTTTTTCATTTGATAAAGATGGAGAAGAGTTAGGATGTGAACTATATGGTGACATTGATAGGAGCCACTTGACTGAGGGTCATCCTGTTGACTCTGACGATATAGAAGTTAGTGCCTCTCATGAACCTTCTCAAGTCGACAATGATATTTCTGAGGTTGATGATCTTGGAAGTACGGTGTTATGCTCTCTTTGTAGTTGCAGTTTTGATGCAACCGATCTCGCGGAAATGGAACTAAAACTTTGCCCAGAATGCAGATTGAAGGGAAATTTTCTTGATGCCATTACCCCAGAGACATTAGCAGTAGCTGCTGATAAACCTCCAGTTACGTCCACTAGCACACCAGAAGAATGTAGAGATCTGGACTCTTTAGCAGCAGTTGTTTCTGGATCCCTTCAAGTTGCAGAAATGGATGAGTTGAAGGGTAATAGGACCCAGTCATGGGATGACTCTCCTTTGGTGTCCCATGTGgaagtgcaagaggagaatgTTGCGAACGGTGAAGGTGAAGAACCCACAGGCGGACGCAGCCCACCTGGGGGAGGCACCGGCAGTCAAGAGTCGGAACATTTCTATGACCATCCTAATACTAAGATCACTACAGCAGAAGGAGCGGGCATTTCTGTACTGTTGAAGAGATCAAGCAGTACCAAGGGGCTTGTTGTCCAAGGAAGGGCTTGTACTGCAGTGACCATTCTTCCTTATGATGATCTGTCCTATGCACGAGAGACTACCACCAGCATCAGAAGCTCCATTGGGCATGGGAGCTTCTCTTCTTCATCCTCCATCGATCCGAGCTCGTCTAGACAGACGGAGACTCGGATGCAACGGCAGTTCAGTGGCAAGAGATCTGACATTGAGAATTACAGATATGAGGTCAAATCCCAAAGTGTTGGATCTTCTCACACAGGAATATCGAGTCATTCTCACCAGACAATGGGGTTGGCAATGGCCACGTCTGAAGTGAACTTTGAAAGCTCTGTTGGGGATATGAATAACAATCCCAATGCGGAGACTGCTGTGGCCTCTGTAGAGCACCTATCAGGTTTGGAAATTGTGGGAGCAGAACTTGCAAATTCGTTGTCTAACCAATTTGCACTTCTGGAGGAAGATGATTCTGAACATGGTGAAAGTGGAGAGAAAGTAGATGCTTCTGCCTTGCAGTTGTCTGGTCATAATGCTGATGCTGGGATGGAAGATGATCTGTTGGCATGTCATGATGACTTCCGAGAAACTTCAAAATTGGAGAACTGTGAGGACTTGCAAGAAAATGCAAGAAACGAGACTGATCTAAAAGCGTCAACTGCCATGCAAAATGCCATGTCAGATACCTGTGTCAGCGTCTTGGATGAGATGTCTGCTCCTCTGAAGAGGAGCATCAATGGCTCTTTGGTTTCAACATCAGAGATTGAAGTTCATGATTGTCATCAGGTTGTATCCAGATCTGAGGTTGTTGATATTTCTCCCGAATCAAATGGTATCATCGATGAATCTCAAGAACCTCTGAAGAAGGATGCCAGCGCTTCTACTCCTGAGCCTATTTCCTCCGATCCTGTCGTTGATATCCTAG GGGAATCTACAGTTACAATGGAGAGTCATGGTCGTACAAGGACAAGAAGTCTGACTCTTGAGGAAGCAACCGACACGATCCTCTTCTGCAGCTCAATTGTTCACGATCTTGCCTACGGTGCTGCAACAGTAGCAATGGAgaaagagaaggagaaagagagagaggcctTGGAAGCATTGGAAGGCTTTCGGCCAACTGTCACTATTGTGGACAAGTCCACTTCTTCTGACAAGAAAGATCCTCGAAGTGGCAGAATCATCAGTAAACGAGGTCTCAAACCCCATACGAAAGCCCGGCAGAAGCGGATTGATTCTGATAAGAAGTCCCCCTCAAGCAAGCCTGAGAACGACGAGAACATTGATGAGTCCTTGACACGCAATGTCGGTCTACCACATAAATTTGACAGCACGAAGCCCCCAAAGCTCGAGTCCAAGTGCAATTGCACAATAATGTGA